A region of the Clostridia bacterium genome:
ACGGCCCGGCTCTTTGAGCAAATCAAGGGAGCCATCGAGGGCATTGCCGGTCAAATGAACCTCAGTGTGGAAGCAGTCAAGGAAGTAGTGGAAGCCAGTAACCGGCTGGTGAACCTGGCCCTGGAGGTGGACGAGGCGGCCAAACATAATGCCAGCCTCATGCAAGAAGTGGCGGCCGCCGTGGAACAACAAACCAGTTCCCTGGAACAAGTAACCCAGGCCACCGAGCAAGTGGAGGCCATGGCGAAGGACCTGGACGAGATGGTGCGCAGGTTCAAAGTCGGCTGATAAACATGCATTCTCACACTTCCCCCTTTGCGACGCTCGCTCCCTGCCGCAAAAACTTGGCGGGAGCGGGCGTTTTTCATCTTGACAAAGCGGGACCGGCGGTTATAATAATCATTAAAACATATATGATTACCAAAATTAAACTAGTGGTCGGGGAGAGCCATCATTTTTTACCCATAAATCATAGCAAATAGATATGAATACTAAATAATAAAGAGGTGCGCTATGAGGAATATCCATGAAAACCTGTTGAGCTTGATTGGCAAGACCCCTTTAGTGAAGCTGCAGCGTGTCCATGAAGGAAAAGCGGAAATCTATGCCAAGCTGGAGTATTTCAATCCCGGCGGCAGTGTGAAAGACCGGATTGCCCTTGCCATGATCGAGGCGGCGGAGCGGGAGGGATTGATCAACGAGAAAACGGTGATCATTGAACCCACCAGCGGCAATACCGCATTGAACTGGCCATGAAAGCAAGAGAGCAGGGGATTGCCCTGAAAGCGGTAGCCCTCGGCCACCGGGACGGCAATGTGGTGGTGGTGGCCAACGACATCAACCAGACGGAGGATTTAAAAGGCAAGACCTTTGCCATCCCACACAGGCTGTCCACCCATAATATTCTCCTGTACCAGATGCTGAAGGATGCCGGCATGACTCTTGCTGATTTGAACATCGTGGAGCTGCCCCCGCCGGAAATGCCGGCGGCCCTGGCGGAAGGACGGATTGCCGGCTACTGCGTGGCGGAACCCTTTGGCGCCAAAGCGGTGGCCAGGGGCCATGGAAAAGTGCTGTATTACTCTAAAGACGTCTGGCAGGATTCCGTCTGCTGCGGGTTGGTTTTGAGAGACGAATTCATCGCAAAGCACAGTGCGGCCGCGGAAGAGCTCTTGCAAGAGTACGTAGCCGCCGGGGCCTACATTGACGCCCAGGGCGAGATGGTGCCGGATATTGCCAAAAAATATATGAGCGTGGAGCAGGATGTGCTGGACTTGTCCCTGCAGTGGATTACTTACCATGACTTGAAGATTTACGAAAAAGATTATGAAGACCTGAGACAGTACCTGGTGGAAATGGGGTTGTCCGCTGATCCTCCCCCTTACCCGGATTTTGTGGACGTAACACTGATTGACAAGGTGAAATAGAGAGATGGGCAGGTTAAGAAGACTTACGGATACCATGATTGGATTGGCGTTGCTGCTGGCGGCTTGGCAGGGCCTGGTGCTCACAGGCAAGTATGACCGGGCCTTGCTCCCTTCCCCCATGATGGTGCTGGAAGGGATGGGGCAGTTCGTCGGTGACGGGACCCTTCTCACTCATATCAGTGTGAGTTTATACCGCTTTTTGGCAGGCTATCTCAGTGCCGTGGCCGTGGCCGTCGTGCTGGGGCTGGTCTGCGGCTGGTTTCACCGGCTGTGGAGTATTATCGACCCTATTGTGCAGGTGTTAAGACCGGTTTCTCCCATTGCCTGGTTTCCTTTTATCGTGCTCTGGTTCGGCATCGGCGACGTCCCGGCCATTGTCATTATTTTTATCGCCGCTTTCTTCCCGGTACTCTTGTCTACCGTTGCCGGGGTGAGCAAAGTAGATCCGGTCTATCTGATAGTAGCGAAAAACTTCGGCATGAAGCAGCACCAGATCCTGACGAAGATCGTTTTCCCGGCGGCCTTTCCTTACATCGCCCAGGGGCTGCACCTGGCCCTCGGTTCCGCCTGGGTGTTCCTGGTGGCCGGGGAAATGGTGGGAGCCCAGTCCGGTCTCGGGGTTATGATCATCGATGCCAGGAACAACATCCGGCTGGACCTGGTGCTGGCGGGAGTGATCTTTATCGGCTTGGCCGGTTTACTCTTGGATAAGTTGATCCGTTGGCTGGAAGGCTGGGTCGGCAAAAGGTGGGGTATGGTGCCCCGGGAGAGAGGGATGTGACGTGTATATCCAGGTCAAGAACGTGACGAAAATATACAACCCCCATACGGCCAAGGCGGTAACGGCCTTGCTGGGGGCTAACCTGGAGGTTAAACGGGGCGAGTTCATCTGCCTGCTGGGTCCTTCCGGATGCGGCAAGACCACGCTCCTGAATCTCATGGCCGGGTTTGAAAAGCCGACGGAAGGGCAGGTCCTCCTGGACGGCCGCCCGGTGGAACAGCCGTCGATTAAGCATGTGACTATTTTTCAAAACTACGGCCTCCTCCCCTGGCGCACGGTGCGGGGCAACGTGGAGCTGGGATTGGAGTCCCTGGGCTACGACCGGGCCGCTATCAGGCGTATTGCCGGTGAGTATATCGAACTGGTGGGGCTGAGCAAGTTTGAAAAACACCATCCTTACCAGCTTTCCGGCGGCATGCAGCAGCGGGTGGCCATTGCCCGGGCCCTGGCCGTGGACCCGGAGGTTATTTTCATGGATGAACCCTTCGGCGCCCTGGATGCCATCACCAGGATGAAAATGCAGGATGAGATTTCCGCCATTTGGGAGAAAAAGAAAAAGACTATCCTCTTTGTCACTCACGACATTGACGAATCCGTTTTCCTGGCGGACCGGATCGTCATCATGACCCCCAATCCCGGCAGAATCAAAAGCATTATCGAAGTGCCCCTGGCCCGGAAACGGGACCGGACCGGCCCCGATTTCCTCGCCATCCGGGACCGGGTGTTTCGTGAGCTGGAGATGAAAGCAGAGGAGAAAACAGAATACTATATCTAGCCCAAAAGGGTCACCCCGCATCACCAGGTGACCCTTTTTCCTGTTTATCATGAGCTGTGGGAGCCGTATTCAGGCTTTAACCCGATGGTGTAGATTTTGGTCGCCTGGGTCAGGTCCTGCTCCAGATCATACCCGCCGCGGCTAATGCACCAGTGGATGGCAATCCCCCGGGCAAAGCGCAGTAGGTCTGCGGTTATTTTTTCCGCCGGGATATCCTGCCGCATCTGGCCCTTTGCTTGCCCTTCCCGCACGATGTCATGGAGAATGGTAAAAATGGCCCGCTCCCTGTTTAAGGTAAATTTCTCCGTGGTGGACAGCTCGCTTTTCATCAACTGGCTGGTGAAATCCACCCCTTGCACCGTGACATAGCGACCGAAGAGCGTGAAATAATACACAATCCGGTCCAGCGCGCCCGGCAGGGCCCGGACTTCCGGTGCCATTCTTTCGAAAAAAGTGTCAATTTGTTTGAAGGATTCGACTATAATCTCATCTTTATTCTTGAAATGATGATAAAAACCACCGACGGAAACGCCCACTTCCTTACAAATCTGCTCCACCGTTACATTGTCGTACCCGTAGGTGTTAATCAATTTGAGGGCGATATCGAAGATTTTTTGTTTTGTTCTTAGCGCTTGAAGCTGTCTGCTGGTGGGTTTCTTGTTTGTCATTTGTCGCAATCCTCCTGCTTAGTTGCTAACAAATAAACAAGGCCAATCCTATTGTACGGAAAAGAGACAAAATAATCTACAATGTTCGAAGAAATCCCTTATTGACAATAATTTTCAAATATTCTGTATTTGAAAGAACCGAATCGATTCGGCTAGCACATGCGTTAGGGTGATAAGAATGGACAGGAAGATGCTTGTGCCTGGTTTTGGGCCGCTCATCGCCGGGAGTTTAATTGCCATGCCCCATGCGGCCACCATGCTTGCAGATTTCGGCGCCGGGGTTATTGCTTTCGAGGGACAAAAGGTAGGGGAGACGTACCGCCCTTTCCCGCCGCACAGTCGTTATGGGGGATTGCTTGGCCCTTGTCGAACTCCTGCCCGGCGGGCAAAAAAAGAGGCTGTAATCACTACAGCCCCATGGGTTTGAACTTGTCCACTGGGAAGCTACTCCACTTGGGTTGTTAAGAACATGGGCAAGGTCATCTGCTCGATCTGGTCCAGCATTTCTTCCAGTTCATCCATGTGCTCGTCCTCGTCGTTCAAAATGTCTTGCAGCATATCCCTGGTGGCATAGTCCCGTTCCTCACCGGCTAGTATGATGGCGTCGTTGTACGCTTTGATGGCTCTTTCTTCTGCCTCCCGGTCGTATTCCAGCTGCTTGGGAACGGTGCTCCCGATATGGATCTGGCTCAGGTTGGAAACGATGGGAGTGCCGCCGAGAAACAGGATCCTGCCGATCAGCTTTTCCGCATGTCTCATTTCCGTAATTGCTCGTTTCTCGAAGCTCTTATGTAACTTGCCGTAACCCCAGTCCTCGCACATTTCCGCGTGCACGATGTACTGGTTGATGGCAGCCAGCTCGTCCGCGAGCAAACCGTTGAGGGCCTCAATCAGTTTCGGTGATCCTTGCATGGTTACACCTCCTTTCTGCTAAGAATTGGGTGAATGAATGCCCGGAGGAATTGAGGTAAACCATCTCATTGCAACAGCCTGCCCTAGTTATTTATGCACCTTTCCCGGCTTTTCTATTACTTATATTTAGCTCAAAACATATATTTAGAATTATTATAGTCACACAACTCTATT
Encoded here:
- a CDS encoding pyridoxal-phosphate dependent enzyme, whose translation is MRNIHENLLSLIGKTPLVKLQRVHEGKAEIYAKLEYFNPGGSVKDRIALAMIEAAEREGLINEKTVIIEPTSGNTALNWP
- a CDS encoding ABC transporter substrate-binding protein: MKAREQGIALKAVALGHRDGNVVVVANDINQTEDLKGKTFAIPHRLSTHNILLYQMLKDAGMTLADLNIVELPPPEMPAALAEGRIAGYCVAEPFGAKAVARGHGKVLYYSKDVWQDSVCCGLVLRDEFIAKHSAAAEELLQEYVAAGAYIDAQGEMVPDIAKKYMSVEQDVLDLSLQWITYHDLKIYEKDYEDLRQYLVEMGLSADPPPYPDFVDVTLIDKVK
- a CDS encoding ABC transporter permease, translating into MGRLRRLTDTMIGLALLLAAWQGLVLTGKYDRALLPSPMMVLEGMGQFVGDGTLLTHISVSLYRFLAGYLSAVAVAVVLGLVCGWFHRLWSIIDPIVQVLRPVSPIAWFPFIVLWFGIGDVPAIVIIFIAAFFPVLLSTVAGVSKVDPVYLIVAKNFGMKQHQILTKIVFPAAFPYIAQGLHLALGSAWVFLVAGEMVGAQSGLGVMIIDARNNIRLDLVLAGVIFIGLAGLLLDKLIRWLEGWVGKRWGMVPRERGM
- a CDS encoding ABC transporter ATP-binding protein; translation: MYIQVKNVTKIYNPHTAKAVTALLGANLEVKRGEFICLLGPSGCGKTTLLNLMAGFEKPTEGQVLLDGRPVEQPSIKHVTIFQNYGLLPWRTVRGNVELGLESLGYDRAAIRRIAGEYIELVGLSKFEKHHPYQLSGGMQQRVAIARALAVDPEVIFMDEPFGALDAITRMKMQDEISAIWEKKKKTILFVTHDIDESVFLADRIVIMTPNPGRIKSIIEVPLARKRDRTGPDFLAIRDRVFRELEMKAEEKTEYYI
- a CDS encoding TetR/AcrR family transcriptional regulator — protein: MTNKKPTSRQLQALRTKQKIFDIALKLINTYGYDNVTVEQICKEVGVSVGGFYHHFKNKDEIIVESFKQIDTFFERMAPEVRALPGALDRIVYYFTLFGRYVTVQGVDFTSQLMKSELSTTEKFTLNRERAIFTILHDIVREGQAKGQMRQDIPAEKITADLLRFARGIAIHWCISRGGYDLEQDLTQATKIYTIGLKPEYGSHSS
- the bfr gene encoding bacterioferritin; its protein translation is MQGSPKLIEALNGLLADELAAINQYIVHAEMCEDWGYGKLHKSFEKRAITEMRHAEKLIGRILFLGGTPIVSNLSQIHIGSTVPKQLEYDREAEERAIKAYNDAIILAGEERDYATRDMLQDILNDEDEHMDELEEMLDQIEQMTLPMFLTTQVE